The region cacacaTGACATTTTGTGTGATTGTTGCCTTTCTATCTCTACATGAAATTTGTTTTTCTGCAGGAACCGATGCACTGATATGTGTACCGTCAATCGCACCTATGCAATTCTTTAAGACATAACCCAAATAATAGGAATAAGTAAACCATAATCAAATTATGTTGAAATAAATATACAACTACAATAGAAGAATATGAATTATGTGCATACCTTAAACCAATGATAGtattttgaattatttttaaTTCTTTCAGGAAACTCTTTGGACTCTTGCTTTATTAGTTCCTTTCCAAATCGACAAACTGCCCTTAATACCTCCTTAAAATTGCGTGATATTGTTTCAGTGGAATGTTGAAAGCGGATTGAAGCAACTCTATGACGAACATTATGACCAATTATGAATAAAAATGTAGCAACCTTCTCTTCAACAAGCACATCTCTTGAGTCACATAAGTAGTTCTTCTCCCTCAATTCATTACAGAAATTAATAAAACATTCTTTCTTCATTCGAAATAAATCAAAATAACTTGTTCCAGATCCATTTAATACTTCAGCAACAAACTCACGACCAGTCAACGAAGATGTCAACACCTTTGCTTTGTTAAAGTATTTCTGATGATAATTATAAATCATACTATTAAAGAGAAATTCTGCGAATTCATCATCACTTGCATCAGAAGTAGAATCATCACTTTCATCAATATCAATTCTGGTTAGAACCTGTCATACAATTTAATAACAAAACTTTAAGAATGGTACATTCAATAAAAAGGTTTTATAACATAACTATAAAATTCAAAATAATACATAAAAACACAAACAATTGTCAGCAAACAGAACAAAATACACAATcataaaaataataaacaaaGTACTAAGAGAAGTATGTCTCATTACTATCACCATAAGTTTAAGTAAGACTTTATCCTTAAAGTCTAAGTACCCATCCACGTTTCCTCTCAACAGACATGGCGATGAACACTTCTCTCCAATCAGGATTCATAAACTTTTCCAAAGCTTTTCCATATGCATCATGTGGAATGTCTTCCATCTCATCCAGAACAGTCACACACTTAGTAAGAGAGCAGTCTGATGTTACACGTGAAGTAGCCTCCACACTCCTATCCCTATACCTCTCAGCTTTTGCCAAAGATGCTTTAGCCCATGCCGAAAGTGCCTCTCCCATCATATGTGATGTAGACTCTTTATTGGATCATACTTGAACTTGTCTCTTTCCACTACGTGTGATGTGCTCAACTTCATGTAGATCATCGTCTGAACTATCACCATTAACACGTACATGACTCGCACTCCCATTGTTAAGGTATTGATTGTCAAGCTCATTTTCTTCATCTGTATTTGGAGGGTCTTGAGTAGATGAATGATGAAGTACTCCAGTTGCATTATTTTTGTTGAATATGATTTCCAACAACTTATAATGATCACACCCTTTCTTTTGAAATTGAGAAGCTTTATCATGTACCTAAAATCAATTGCAAATAGATTAAAAACTTTCAAAACATTATAACTATATTTAACAAACAGTAAATGCATTGTGATCAAATTGTTAAACAAACAATAAAATGTTTTATCACAGGAATTTAATGGTGATATGAAATCTGAAACCACTTGTAGCATGTGTACTGATGCTGGTTTCAAAGTAACTTCTCTGCTTGCAgatattgatccaaaaaattcAACCAAGTGTTTTTACTTTTCAATTTTGTATGCTATTGGTATTGTGAATCAGTTTGGTCCTACAGATCCTGCTGCAGCTGCTTGTATACTTGGTATGCCACTTTCATCAAAAGGGTCATCAAAAGGGTCATCATTCTTTCATCAAATAACATTACCCCACACTTTCTCTTCTTGCAGAATTACAAGTTCATTGTAGTGGAAGCAGATGGAAACTACGTGCACCCATTCGCCGTCGACGACATCGACATCTACTCCGGCGAAACCTATTCAGTTCTTCTCACAACAGATCAAGACCCAAACAAAAACTACTGGCTCTCAATTGGCGTCAGAGGAAGAAAACCAAACACATCACAAGCCTTAACATTCCTCAACTACAAAACAATCTCCGCCTCCGTTTTCCCAACTTCACCACCGCCAGTAACTCCATTATGGAACGATTTCAACCGTAGCAAAGCCTTCACAGAACAAATCATTTCCAAAATGGGAACACCGCAGCCACCAAAATATTCAAACCAGAAAATTCTCCTCCTCAACACACAAAACTTGATCGGTAATTTCACTAAATGGGCTATCAACAATGTTTCATTAACATTACCAGTTACACCTTACATAGGATCATTAAAGTTTAAACTGAAAAACACATTCGATAGAAAACCGCCACCAAGAACATATCCAATCGACTACGACATATTTAAGAATCCGGTTAATCCGAACACAACTACGGGTAACGGTGTTTATGTTGGTGTTGTTCTTGATTTTGTGTTGATTATTATGTATAAAAATGGGATAAGATGAGAAGGGAAAATCTTTATCACAGGTCAGTTGAAAACAGTGTTAGAGACAGTGTTTTGCCTAATACAGGAGCTAAATGGTTTCACATATCAGAACTTGAAAAAGCTCTGGTATTGTAAAACCCCCGTTCCAATTATGACTAATTGTGCATGATATGCGCCTCTCAAAGTTCAACAAGAAGGTGCAACTTGACGTAGCCTCCATCAATCTTACACAGCCTAAACCACAAATTGATATGCTCTCCTTCCATGATGCTTATCATTGCTTCTACCTCTGATGAATCAACTGTACCTTTTCAAAACACCTGCTCATGCTCCTGCTATCAGACCTAGCTATTTTTTTCAATCACTCAACTAACCAATAACCTAATACTAACTTACAATCCAATTAAAATCTAACTTTAGTTTAAAGCTTTAGTTGACATTATAGTCCATCACTAACTACTAATAGCATAACACAAATTCACTAATAATTTTCTCATTACTACTAATCAACATAGCAGTGACTGATTTCACAAATATGAATAACAATCCATAACTAACAATCCTAACCGTTTAACTTACCTCCTAACTTCTAACTGATTCAAGCGTTAACAC is a window of Lathyrus oleraceus cultivar Zhongwan6 chromosome 6, CAAS_Psat_ZW6_1.0, whole genome shotgun sequence DNA encoding:
- the LOC127091111 gene encoding uncharacterized protein LOC127091111 isoform X2, producing the protein MKNNSYRPYFAAPDSSSTRPASSSIAPTSIGAPAIAAQVLTRIDIDESDDSTSDASDDEFAEFLFNSMIYNYHQKYFNKAKVLTSSLTGREFVAEVLNGSGTSYFDLFRMKKECFINFCNELREKNYLCDSRDVLVEEKVATFLFIIGHNVRHRVASIRFQHSTETISRNFKEVLRAVCRFGKELIKQESKEFPERIKNNSKYYHWFKVCT